From Vicia villosa cultivar HV-30 ecotype Madison, WI unplaced genomic scaffold, Vvil1.0 ctg.000843F_1_1, whole genome shotgun sequence, the proteins below share one genomic window:
- the LOC131631552 gene encoding acyl carrier protein 1, chloroplastic-like, translated as MASITGTSMSLLSNKSMVSCTRISGPNSVSFSIKGARFPSITFQPRGLRFQVTCAAKPETVQKVCDIVKKQLALADGTDVTGESKFAALGADSLDTVEIVMGLEEEFGISVEEESAQSITTVQEAADMIDKLLETKA; from the exons atgGCATCCATCACCGGAACCTCCATGTCCCTCCTCTCCAACAAATCCATG GTTTCTTGTACCAGGATCTCTGGTCCAAATTCAGTTTCATTCTCAATTAAGGGTGCAAGGTTTCCATCCATTACCTTTCAACCAAGAGGGCTTAGATTTCAAGTTACATGTGCG GCTAAACCAGAGACTGTGCAGAAGGTGTGTGACATTGTCAAGAAGCAATTGGCTCTGGCTGACGGTACAGATGTTACCGGAGAGTCTAAATTTGCTGCTCTTGGAGCTGATTCTCTTGacacg GTTGAAATTGTGATGGGACTCGAGGAAGAATTTGGCATTAGCGTGGAAGAAGAAAGTGCTCAGAGCATCACCACTGTCCAAGAAGCTGCTGACATGATCGACAAGCTTCTTGAGACCAAGGCTTAA
- the LOC131631551 gene encoding classical arabinogalactan protein 25-like, whose product MASFSFYLVLMIIMVFMPSPLLSSYSQSQPLPELPTLPTLSSDPSPSSLLPSQALSPDIVPLLPSSGGALPTPTGSDIPTIPSNPSPPNPDDIIAPGPFSAFAPYGSIQAASNAHRSVVFDRAITVFACLAAAYLSLQ is encoded by the coding sequence ATGGCATCATTCAGTTTTTATCTAGTATTAATGATCATCATGGTTTTCATGCCTTCACCTCTCCTTTCCTCCTATTCACAATCACAACCTCTTCCTGAACTTCCCACACTTCCCACACTCTCCTCAGATCCTTCTCCATCTTCACTCTTACCTTCCCAAGCTTTGTCACCCGACATTGTTCCACTTTTGCCTTCTTCTGGTGGTGCTTTACCAACTCCTACAGGCTCTGACATTCCCACCATTCCTTCCAATCCAAGTCCTCCAAACCCAGATGACATCATTGCTCCAGGACCCTTTTCTGCATTTGCACCATATGGATCAATACAGGCTGCTTCCAATGCTCATAGAAGTGTAGTTTTTGACAGAGCCATTACTGTTTTTGCATGTTTAGCAGCAGCATATCTTTCTTTGCAGTAA
- the LOC131631553 gene encoding serine/threonine-protein kinase RUNKEL-like, producing MNQYHIYEAIGRGRYSTVYKGRKKKTIEYFAIKSVDKSQKNKVLQEVRILHTLDHQNVLKFYSWYETSAHLWLVLEYCVGGDLLSILRQDIQLPEESVNELACDLVRALQYLHSNGIIYCDLKPSNILLDENGRTKLCDFGLARKLKEISKVPSSSLPQAKRGTPSYMAPELFEDGGVHSYASDFWALGCVLYECYTGKPPFVGREFTHLVKSIISDPTPPLPGNPSRPFVNLINSLLVKDPAERIQWPELCGHAFWKTKFSLVSLPSQPAFDDMIELHAKPCLSERNGDKSSHNRTPPKYREKDTKGVLKKDENSGLGSRGIETPTRATPNSHRTQTKGSGRAVEVKQKDSNIKKGLNLLRLSRIAKSNLQKENEKENYRRPLPNGSEKDADVKIENTDMELDFNENSEEDTLEETDGSEHTPVPNEKMENSFQNQGKAEDTENVIHRLDTLSVTTPASDDSRSFDHESTPDRSDISAISPSVSPLVKKHRPKEDLGSGLDSDSSRSSNDNSQVIWHPSDLSVRPVMPSRKVDKGSEAIPSLPFEALQAPDFIKMPKEQLEAVHNRIIAILNGNTSIGEKQNVVRYLEMLSSNADAANILTNGPIMLILIKLLRQSKASALRVQLASLIGLLIRHSTFVDDSLANSGILGSLTDGLRDRQEKVRRFSMAALGELLFYISTQSADSKDNTPLESPSKDNRTAHGWQVPNSLISLVTAILRKGEDDITQLYALRTVENICSQGGVWVGRFTSQDVINNLCYIYRAAGKQESMRLTAGSCLVRLVRFNPSSIQSVIEKLSFKDLASALVKGSPREQQISLNLLNLAMLGSHMLTNVGRYLIQLSEDKNLIPSLLSLVEQGSEVLKGKALVFVALLCKHGRRWLPQFFCSHKLLSVVDRLGKEKDAFVRQCLVAFLHIVASTIPGLLDIITGDIQQMMGGRRHGHISSLTGRSAPKANINLFPVVLHLLESSAFKHKVATLPVLRQLANLIKLAEAPFQGRDDFQITLLRILESLTEESSVILGNPDIFIREILPSLTVLYKGNKDGDARFLCLKIFFDVMIILLSEPIEEEQRLNDLKFVSNTHFLPLYPTLIEDEDPIPIFAQKLLVMLLEFSFISIPDILHLKTISQCFEFLLGDLSNANVNNVKLCLALASAPEMESKLLSQLKVVRRIGNFLEFVCAKGMEDLLEPTLGLCRAFLARSVSCTKGFRNTTEPTLLGDCPPEVSGAVDPQQCIRDITDFGNNVGVFLELSASRETSIADIASECVILLLKAAPREATTGLLTNLPKVTVILESWSKGIPHLTVQRMLHALGYACKQYLLHAMILSISIPEISRIEGIVSELKSSSVPALAKTAGLAALELQRLPRCI from the exons GTATGAAACTTCTGCTCACTTATGGTTGGTCTTGGAGTATTGTGTGGGTGGGGATCTACTTTCGATCTTACGGCAG GATATTCAGCTTCCAGAGGAATCTGTTAATGAGCTTGCTTGTGACCTCGTTAGAGCTCTGCA GTATTTACATTCAAATGGAATAATTTATTGTGATTTGAAACCATCAAATATTCTACTAGATGAAAATGGTCGTACAAAG CTCTGTGATTTCGGATTGGCCAGAAAGTTAAAAGAGATATCGAAAGTTCCTTCTTCATCG TTGCCTCAAGCAAAACGTGGAACACCCTCTTACATGGCTCCGGAGCTTTTTGAAGATGGCGGAGTTCATTCTTATGCTTCTGATTTCTGGGCTCTAGGCTGTGTGCTATATGAGTGTTATACTGGGAAGCCTCCTTTTGTGGGTAGAGAATTCACGCACCTTGTAAAATCCATCATTTCAGACCCGACTCCACCTCTCCCTGGAAATCCAAGTCGACCTTTtgtcaatttaattaattctctGTTGGTCAAAGATCCAGCCGAAAGAATACAGTGGCCTGAGCTTTGTGGTCATGCCTTTTGGAAAACCAAATTCTCTCTAGTGTCTCTTCCTTCTCAACCTGCATTTGATGATATGATAGAGCTTCATGCTAAACCATGCTTATCAGAACGTAATGGAGATAAGTCTTCTCATAACAGAACCCCTCCCAAATATCGTGAAAAAGACACGAAAGGAGTGCTAAAAAAGGACGAAAATTCTGGTTTAGGATCAAGGGGCATTGAGACACCAACAAGGGCAACACCAAATAGTCACAGAACTCAGACAAAGGGATCTGGTCGAGCAGTTGAGGTCAAGCAGAAAGATTCCAATATTAAAAAAGGTTTGAATCTTTTGAGACTTTCAAGAATAGCAAAATCAAATTTacaaaaagaaaatgagaaagaaaactATCGTCGCCCCTTGCCCAATGGCTCTGAGAAGGATGCAGACGTTAAGATTGAGAACACTGACATGGAACTTGATTTTAATGAGAATAGTGAAGAGGATACACTTGAAGAAACTGATGGTTCTGAGCACACACCTGTGCCCAATGAGAAAATGGAGAATAGTTTTCAGAATCAGGGAAAAGCAGAGGACACTGAAAATGTTATTCACCGGTTGGACACCTTATCTGTGACTACTCCTGCCTCAGACGATTCAAGGTCATTCGATCACGAGTCAACTCCTGACCGTTCTGACATATCTGCTATTTCTCCAAGTGTAAGCCCTCTAGTGAAAAAACATAGGCCAAAAGAAGATTTAGGTTCTGGCCTTGACTCAGATTCTTCAAGATCATCAAACGACAATTCCCAGGTTATTTGGCATCCATCTGATCTCTCAGTCAGACCTGTAATGCCCAGCAGAAAAGTTGACAAAGGCTCGGAAGCCATCCCTTCACTTCCTTTTGAGGCGTTGCAAGCACCTGATTTTATCAAAATGCCTAAAGAGCAATTGGAGGCAGTGCATAACCGAATTATAGCCATCTTGAATGGGAATACTAGCATTGGAGAAAAACAAAATGTGGTTAGGTACCTCGAGATGTTGAGCAGTAATGCTGATGCAGCCAATATCTTGACCAATGGGCCAATAATGCTCATTCTCATAAAATTGCTACGTCAATCTAAGGCATCAGCTTTACGTGTTCAACTTGCTTCACTGATTGGTCTGTTGATCAGACACTCTACCTTTGTTGATGACAGTTTGGCTAATTCTGGAATTCTAGGTTCACTGACGGATGGCCTTAGGGACAGACAGGAAAAAGTAAGAAGGTTTTCTATGGCTGCTTTGGGTGAGTTGCTATTTTATATATCTACCCAAAGTGCTGACTCTAAAGATAACACTCCGCTTGAATCTCCATCAAAGGACAATAGGACCGCACATGGCTGGCAG GTTCCAAATTCATTAATTTCCCTTGTGACAGCGATATTGAGAAAAGGTGAGGATGATATAACTCAGTTGTATGCATTGAGAACAGTTGAGAATATTTGCAGCCAAGGAGGGGTCTGGGTGGGACGTTTCACCAGTCAAGATGTAATTAATAATCTCTGCTATATCTATAGAGCGGCAGGGAAACAGGAAAGCATGAGGCTTACTGCAGGATCATGTTTAGTACGCTTAGTTCGCTTTAATCCTTCTAGCATTCAGTCTGTTATAGAGAAACTCTCATTCAAGGATCTAGCTTCTGCTCTTGTCAAAGGCAGTCCGCGAGAGCAGCAAATTAGCTTAAATCTTCTTAACTTAGCAATGCTTGGAAGTCATATGCTCACAAATGTTGGAAGATACCTTATACAACTTTCAGAGGATAAAAATCTGATCCCAAGTCTTTTGTCCCTTGTTGAGCAGGGTAGTGAAGTTTTAAAAGGAAAGGCACTTGTTTTTGTGGCTCTCCTCTGCAAGCACGGTAGAAGGTGGCTTCCACAGTTCTTTTGCAGCCATAAGTTACTCTCAGTGGTGGATAGGCTGGGAAAAGAGAAGGATGCCTTTGTGCGGCAGTGTTTAGTTGCATTTCTGCATATTGTGGCATCTACTATTCCAGGTTTACTGGATATAATAACAGGGGATATCCAGCAAATGATGGGAGGAAGGCGCCATGGACATATCTCTTCCCTTACCGGCAGATCTGCTCCAAAAGCCAATATTAATTTGTTTCCTGTTGTCcttcatcttcttgaaagttcAGCTTTTAAGCATAAAGTGGCGACACTTCCAGTACTACGGCAGTTGGCGAATCTCATTAAACTCGCAGAGGCACCGTTTCAG GGAAGAGATGACTTCCAAATAACCCTTCTCCGAATTTTAGAGTCTCTCACGGAGGAATCTTCTGTGATCCTTGGCAATCCTGACATTTTCATTCGTGAAATCCTCCCTAGTTTGACAGTTCTCTACAAGGGTAACAAGGACGGTGATGCCAGATTTTTGTGCCTTAAAATCTTTTTTGATGTGATGATTATTCTCTTGAGTGAACCAATTGAAGAAGAGCAAAGACTGAACGATCTGAAGTTCGTATCGAATACACATTTTCTTCCTCTCTACCCAACCTTGATCGAAGATGAAGATCCGATTCCTATCTTTGCACAGAAGCTTCTTGTCATGTTATTAGAGTTCAGTTTTATTTCAATTCCAGACATTTTACACCTGAAGACAATATCACAATGTTTTGAGTTCTTGCTTGGTGATCTGTCAAATGCAAATGTGAATAATGTTAAGCTGTGTCTTGCTCTGGCTTCTGCTCCTGAAATGGAGTCAAAGTTACTCTCCCAATTGAAAGTTGTTAGGAGGATTGGTAATTTTCTTGAGTTTGTATGTGCAAAGGGTATGGAAGATTTACTGGAACCAACTCTTGGGCTGTGTAGGGCCTTTTTAGCACGTTCAGTCAGCTGTACAAAAGGCTTCAGAAACACAACAGAACCAACTCTCTTAGGCGACTGTCCTCCTGAGGTGAGTGGAGCAGTTGACCCCCAGCAATGCATAAGAGATATAACAGACTTTGGAAACAATGTTGGTGTCTTCCTAGAGTTGAGCGCATCTAGGGAAACCAGTATTGCCGATATAGCTTCTGAGTGTGTGATTTTACTGCTCAAGGCCGCTCCTAGAGAAGCCACAACCGGTCTACTAACCAATCTCCCCAAGGTCACTGTGATCCTAGAATCCTGGAGTAAAGGCATCCCTCATTTAACGGTTCAGAGAATGCTTCATGCGTTAGGTTATGCTTGCAAGCAGTACTTATTGCACGCAATGATattatcaatatcaataccagagatttcaagaattgaaggaATAGTTTCTGAACTCAAGAGTTCAAGTGTCCCTGCTTTAGCCAAAACTGCTGGATTGGCTGCCTTGGAGTTGCAGCGGCTACCTCGctgcatttga